From Triticum urartu cultivar G1812 chromosome 2, Tu2.1, whole genome shotgun sequence, a single genomic window includes:
- the LOC125541394 gene encoding laccase-4-like has product MAISSRLPAPCSLLMATLMLLIVQAQSITRHYDFNVQMANVTRLCASKSIVTVNGEYPGPTLVAREGDRVLVRVTNHVAHNMTLHWHGIRQLRSGWADGPAYVTQCPIQTGQSYVYNFTVTGQRGTLWWHAHISWLRATVYGVIVILPKLGVLYPFVAPHKEVPVLFGEWWRADTEALVSQALRTGGAPNISDAFTINGLPGPLYNCSAKDTFKLKVKPGKTYMLRLINAALNDELFFSVANHTLTIVEVDAVYVKPFTVKTLIISPGQTTNVLLTAKPFYPKANFYMSAAPYSVIRPGTFDSTTVAGILEYHNPRSASESSFDKDLPLFRPTMPRFNDTGLVTNFTSKLRSLATPQYPAAVPQSVDKRFFFTVGLGTRPCPVNATCQGPTNTTQFAAAINNISLVLPSTALLQSHFTGVSRGVYGSNFPTTPLSQFNYTGVSPNNTNVATGTKLLVLPFNATVELVMQDTSILGIESHPLHLHGFNFFVVGQGFGNYDPVNDPTRFNLVDPVERNTVGVPAGGWVAIRFLADNPGVWFMHCHLEVHTTWGLRMAWLVQDGSLPNQKLLPPPSDLPKC; this is encoded by the exons ATGGCGATTTCCTCCCGTCTTCCGGCTCCATGCTCTCTCCTCATGGCGACTCTCATGCTACTCATCGTCCAGGCACAAAGCATCACGAGGCACTACGATTTCAAT GTGCAAATGGCGAACGTGACGAGGCTGTGCGCCAGCAAGAGCATCGTGACGGTGAACGGGGAGTACCCCGGCCCGACGCTGGTGGCGAGGGAGGGCGATCGCGTGCTCGTCCGCGTCACCAACCACGTAGCGCACAACATGACGCTGCACTGGCACGGCATCCGGCAGCTGCGGAGCGGCTGGGCCGACGGGCCGGCGTACGTCACGCAGTGCCCGATTCAGACGGGCCAGAGCTACGTCTACAACTTCACCGTCACCGGGCAGCGCGGCACACTCTGGTGGCACGCGCACATCTCCTGGCTACGCGCCACCGTCTACGGCGTCATCGTCATCCTTCCCAAGCTCGGCGTCCTTTACCCCTTCGTTGCGCCACACAAGGAAGTTCCAGTTCTCTTCGGTGAGTGGTGGAGGGCGGACACGGAGGCACTGGTCAGCCAGGCGCTCCGGACGGGCGGCGCCCCAAATATCTCAGACGCTTTCACCATCAATGGCCTCCCTGGGCCGCTATACAACTGCTCCGCTAAAG ACACGTTCAAACTGAAGGTGAAACCTGGAAAAACATACATGTTGCGCCTCATCAACGCTGCTCTTAACGACGAGCTCTTCTTCTCCGTCGCCAACCACACGCTCACCATCGTCGAGGTCGACGCAGTCTACGTCAAACCATTCACAGTCAAGACCCTGATAATCTCTCCGGGCCAGACCACCAACGTGCTCCTCACAGCCAAGCCGTTCTATCCCAAGGCTAACTTCTACATGTCCGCCGCGCCATACTCCGTCATCAGGCCTGGCACGTTCGACAGCACCACGGTCGCCGGCATACTCGAGTACCACAACCCTCGCTCCGCCTCCGAGTCAAGCTTCGACAAGGACCTGCCACTCTTCAGGCCGACTATGCCGAGGTTCAACGACACGGGCCTGGTCACCAACTTCACCTCCAAGCTCCGGAGCCTTGCCACACCGCAGTACCCGGCCGCCGTGCCACAGTCGGTGGACAAGCGGTTCTTCTTCACGGTCGGCTTGGGCACACGCCCTTGCCCCGTGAATGCGACGTGCCAGGGGCCTACCAACACCACGCAGTTTGCGGCGGCCATCAACAACATCTCCCTGGTGCTTCCTTCCACAGCGCTCCTACAGTCGCACTTCACAGGCGTGTCTCGGGGTGTCTATGGGTCGAACTTTCCGACCACGCCCCTCTCGCAATTCAACTACACTGGGGTATCGCCGAACAACACGAACGTGGCCACCGGGACCAAGTTGCTCGTGCTGCCATTCAACGCCACGGTGGAGCTGGTGATGCAGGAcacgagcatccttggcatcgagAGCCACCCTCTGCACCTTCACGGCTTCAATTTCTTTGTCGTGGGGCAAGGCTTTGGCAACTACGACCCTGTGAATGACCCAACGAGGTTTAACCTCGTCGACCCCGTCGAGCGAAACACCGTTGGCGTGCCAGCTGGTGGATGGGTGGCCATACGTTTTCTCGCCGACAACCCAG GTGTATGGTTCATGCATTGCCATTTGGAGGTGCACACAACTTGGGGACTACGAATGGCATGGCTGGTGCAAGACGGGAGCCTACCGAACCAGAAGCTGCTCCCCCCGCCATCCGATCTTCCCAAATGCTAG
- the LOC125536707 gene encoding transcription factor MYB41-like: MGRAPCCDRTGLKKGPWTQEEDEKLVAYIKKHGQGNWRTLPKNADLERCGKSCRLRWTNYLRPDIKRGRFSFEEEETIIQLHSILGNKWSAIAARLPGRTDNEIKNYWNTHIRKRLLRMGIDPVTHAPRLDLLDLSSLLKPAAYYPTQADLDTLRALEPLANYPDLLRLASTLLAAPTTTSSQPTTEQQMLLPWLIQAQMAQQVSQAPPQHATAADMFLQPSSACQMPGLVHANPAQQLHQDHMVPSDYGQLPGYDNQLELDYVPALMQMASDTSNLQWSSPVTSSNNNNNCNVGSGVSTPSSSPAGRVNSASPTTFCANASNIDAFSADAAGLFDMHLSDLLDVSDYM, translated from the exons ATGGGGCGCGCGCCGTGCTGCGACAGGACCGGGCTGAAGAAGGGGCCGTGGACGCAGGAGGAGGACGAGAAGCTCGTCGCCTACATCAAGAAGCACGGCCAGGGCAACTGGCGCACCCTCCCCAAGAATGCCG ACCTTGAGCGGTGCGGGAAGAGCTGCCGGCTGCGGTGGACCAACTACCTCCGGCCGGACATCAAGCGCGGCCGCTTCTCCTTCGAGGAGGAGGAGACCATCATCCAGCTACACAGCATCCTCGGCAACAA GTGGTCAGCCATTGCGGCGAGGCTGCCCGGACGGACGGACAACGAGATCAAGAACTACTGGAACACGCACATCCGCAAGCGCCTCCTCCGCATGGGCATCGACCCCGTTACCCACGCGCCGCGCCTCGACCTCCTCGACCTCTCCTCGCTCCTCAAGCCCGCCGCCTACTACCCCACACAGGCCGACCTCGACACGCTCCGCGCCCTCGAGCCGCTCGCCAACTACCCGGacctcctccgcctcgcctccaCCCTCCTCGCAGCCCCGACCACAACCTCCTCGCAGCCCACGACCGAACAGCAGATGCTCCTCCCTTGGCTGATCCAGGCGCAGATGGCGCAGCAGGTATCTCAGGCGCCGCCTCAACATGCCACGGCCGCAGACATGTTTTTGCAGCCCAGCTCGGCGTGCCAAATGCCGGGTCTGGTTCACGCGAACCCCGCGCAGCAACTACACCAGGATCACATGGTGCCCTCTGACTACGGGCAGCTCCCGGGCTACGACAACCAGCTCGAGCTCGACTACGTGCCGGCGCTGATGCAGATGGCGTCAGACACGTCGAACCTGCAGTGGAGCAGCCCGGTCACAagtagcaacaacaacaacaactgcAACGTCGGCTCCGGCGTATCCACGCCGTCATCGAGCCCCGCGGGGCGTGTGAACTCGGCTTCACCGACAACCTTCTGCGCCAACGCGAGCAACATCGACGCCTTCAGCGCCGACGCCGCCGGGCTGTTCGACATGCACCTGTCCGATCTCCTGGATGTGAGCGACTACATGTAA
- the LOC125536704 gene encoding putative PAP-specific phosphatase, mitochondrial — translation MPLLHLSLPPHRLLVGRRRLFAPPTPPPSRISIRAAALISSAAEDGSDLPFPPERAPHHRELAAAAASVERACRLCVDVKRSLLSGGRKILEKNDQSPVTIADFGVQALISFELQQLFPSIPLVAEEDSTFLKSSNPDDNSGNVLIESISSAVTDKVKNSGSPLTHDDVLRAIDRGGKDAVSFDSNPATYWVLDPIDGTKGFLKGDDALYVVGLALVVNGKVAVGVMGCPNWTTANKKEENLDPCPGNGILMVSHVGCGTWSRHLSPEIGQLTTAQDVWKRCFVDACSVVHMARFCIPDSQTWNMIPLSLLFDSTTDESDTRDENKILLRYACCGSLCKYIMVASGRASVFFSRARVNTQIKAWDHAVGMICVQEAGGQISDWSGKPLDLAADLTGRRILYPSGGVLVTNGAVHDELVELISANHE, via the exons ATGCCGCTCCTCCACCTCTCGCTTCCGCCGCACCGTCTCCTCGTCGGCCGCCGGCGACTATTCGCCCCGCCGACGCCTCCTCCCTCTCGTATCTCGATAAG GGCGGCAGCGTTGATATCGTCAGCCGCGGAGGATGGAAGCGATCTCCCCTTCCCTCCAGAGCGCGCTCCCCACCACCGCGAGCTCGCCGCGGCCGCTGCCTCTGTCGAGCGCGCCTGCCGCCTCTGCGTAGAC GTGAAGAGATCACTTCTTTCAGGTGGAAGGAAGATTCTTGAAAAGAATGACCAAAGTCCTGTGACAATTGCAGATTTTGGAGTTCAGGCCCTTATCAGCTTCG AGCTCCAGCAACTGTTTCCATCAATACCTCTGGTGGCAGAAGAGGACTCAACATTTCTGAAGTCATCTAATCCTGATGATAACAGTGGTAATGTACTCATTGAGTCAATTTCAAGTGCTGTCACAGACAAAGTGAAAAATAGTGGTTCACCTTTAACTCATGATGATGTGTTGAGAGCTATTGATAGAGGAGGCAAGGATGCTGTCTCCTTTGATTCAAATCCTGCTACTTATTGG GTACTTGATCCAATTGATGGCACTAAAGGTTTCTTGAAAGGAGATGATGCTCTGTATGTG GTCGGTTTGGCTCTTGTGGTGAACGGAAAGGTAGCAGTAGGAGTGATGGGATGTCCAAATTGGACCACGGCAAACAAGAAAGAAGAAAATCTTGATCCCTGTCCTGGCAATGGCATCCTTATGGTGTCTCATGTAGGCTGTGGTACTTGGTCTAGGCACTTGTCTCCTGAGATTGGCCAGCTCACCACAGCACAGGATGTTTGGAAGAGATGTTTTGTTGATGCATGTTCAGTTGTGCACATGGCACGCTTCTGCATTCCGGATAGCCAAACTTGGAACATGATACCATTATCCCTCCTCTTTGACTCAACGACGGACGAATCTGATACTCGAGATGAGAATAAAATTCTTCTCCGATATGCTTGCTGTGGCAG CTTGTGCAAATATATAATGGTAGCATCTGGGAGAGCCTCAGTTTTTTTCAGTCGAGCCCGGGTGAACACTCAAATCAAG GCTTGGGATCATGCTGTTGGGATGATTTGTGTGCAGGAAGCTGGCGGTCAG ATCAGTGACTGGAGTGGGAAACCGTTGGATCTTGCAGCTGACCTAACAGGGCGCAGAATTCTCTACCCTTCAGGCGGTGTTCTTGTGACAAACGGTGCTGTGCACGACGAACTCGTCGAACTGATATCAGCAAACCACGAATAG